In the Burkholderia glumae LMG 2196 = ATCC 33617 genome, one interval contains:
- a CDS encoding alpha/beta fold hydrolase translates to MTTQYSLMTRRRLLSAGAGVAGAMAAMSSLPAAAGTATAPHAQAHAKGRPDGGGYVAAKDGTPIYYKDWGSGTPVVFSHGWPLSADAWDAQMLCLVNQGCRVIAHDRRGHGRSGQPSAGNDMDSYADDLAAVLDALDVHGAMLVGHSTGGGEVAHYLGRHGEARVAKAVLIGAVPPRMLQSAANPGGLPMSVFDGIRAGVAANRSQFYLDLATPFYGFNRPGAKLSQGLVQDFWRQGMAGSIKGQYECIKQFSEVDYTEDLKKIGVPTLILHGDDDQIVPIDDSARLSARLVRHATLKVYAGAPHGMCSTHVDQVNADLLAFLKG, encoded by the coding sequence ATGACGACCCAGTACAGCCTCATGACGCGCCGCCGCCTGCTCTCGGCCGGCGCGGGCGTGGCCGGCGCGATGGCGGCGATGTCGAGCCTGCCTGCCGCCGCCGGCACGGCCACGGCGCCCCACGCCCAGGCGCACGCCAAGGGCCGCCCGGACGGCGGCGGCTACGTGGCGGCCAAGGACGGCACGCCGATCTACTACAAGGACTGGGGCAGCGGCACGCCGGTGGTGTTCTCGCATGGCTGGCCGCTGTCGGCCGACGCCTGGGACGCGCAGATGCTGTGCCTCGTCAACCAGGGCTGCCGCGTGATCGCGCACGACCGGCGCGGCCACGGCCGCTCGGGCCAGCCGTCGGCGGGCAACGACATGGACAGCTACGCCGACGATCTGGCCGCCGTGCTCGACGCGCTCGACGTGCATGGCGCGATGCTGGTCGGCCATTCGACGGGCGGCGGCGAGGTGGCGCACTACCTGGGCCGCCACGGCGAGGCGCGCGTCGCGAAGGCCGTGCTGATCGGCGCGGTGCCGCCGCGGATGCTGCAGTCGGCCGCCAACCCGGGCGGGCTGCCGATGTCGGTGTTCGACGGCATCCGGGCCGGCGTGGCCGCGAACCGTTCGCAGTTCTACCTGGATCTCGCCACGCCGTTCTACGGCTTCAACCGGCCCGGCGCGAAGCTCTCGCAGGGGCTCGTGCAGGACTTCTGGCGCCAGGGCATGGCCGGCTCGATCAAAGGCCAGTACGAGTGCATCAAGCAGTTCTCGGAAGTGGACTACACCGAGGACCTGAAGAAGATCGGCGTGCCCACGCTGATCCTGCACGGCGACGACGACCAGATCGTGCCGATCGACGATTCGGCGCGCCTGTCGGCCAGGCTGGTGCGCCATGCCACGCTGAAGGTCTATGCCGGCGCGCCGCACGGCATGTGCAGCACCCACGTGGATCAGGTCAACGCCGACCTGCTGGCGTTCCTGAAGGGCTGA
- a CDS encoding helix-turn-helix domain-containing protein yields MSPVADTVSAAAAPAPRDTLGCLSSKLRKNLQFQSGDFMFHRKCMDTPQLERVTMPASDRGFLVGISLRAGHHRRNFRGPRAEDCHFDRHSIYIRDFSENYVADLYGNFDFLLLELSSRFLVRLSDEHQAPAIDGLLCAAAVADPVLGHLGAAIAAGIETPGELGARFVEQVGLAIGLHLAQRYGSLPPREARLKGRLSAAQEARAKELLMLRDHPRSSLADIARECKLSRSYFIRAFARTTGRTPHQWLLEQRTAQARGMIESTRLPLADIAIACGFSDQSHLSRVFAKALGVTPGAWRRGGGH; encoded by the coding sequence ATGTCGCCTGTTGCCGATACCGTCAGCGCCGCCGCTGCGCCGGCCCCGAGGGATACGCTCGGCTGCCTGTCGAGCAAGCTGCGCAAGAATCTGCAGTTCCAGAGCGGCGATTTCATGTTCCATCGCAAATGCATGGACACGCCGCAGCTCGAGCGCGTGACGATGCCGGCCAGCGACCGCGGGTTCCTGGTCGGCATTTCGCTACGCGCGGGGCACCATCGCAGGAACTTCCGCGGCCCGCGCGCGGAGGATTGCCACTTCGATCGGCATTCGATTTATATTCGCGATTTTTCAGAGAATTACGTCGCCGATCTTTACGGCAATTTCGATTTCCTGCTGCTCGAATTATCGTCGCGGTTTCTGGTTCGGCTCAGCGACGAGCACCAGGCCCCCGCGATCGACGGCCTGCTCTGCGCGGCCGCGGTGGCCGACCCGGTGCTCGGCCACCTGGGCGCCGCGATCGCGGCCGGCATCGAGACGCCGGGCGAACTCGGCGCGCGCTTCGTCGAGCAGGTCGGGCTGGCGATCGGCCTGCATCTCGCGCAGCGCTATGGCAGCCTGCCGCCGCGCGAGGCGCGCCTGAAGGGCCGGCTCAGCGCCGCGCAAGAGGCGCGCGCCAAGGAGCTGCTGATGCTGCGCGACCACCCCCGCTCGTCGCTGGCCGACATCGCGCGCGAATGCAAGCTGTCGCGCAGCTACTTCATCCGCGCGTTCGCCCGTACCACCGGCCGCACGCCGCATCAGTGGCTGCTGGAACAGCGCACCGCGCAGGCGCGCGGCATGATCGAGAGCACGCGCCTGCCGCTCGCCGACATCGCGATCGCCTGCGGCTTCTCGGACCAGAGCCACCTGAGCCGCGTGTTCGCGAAGGCGCTCGGCGTGACGCCGGGCGCATGGCGGCGCGGCGGGGGGCACTGA
- a CDS encoding ATP-binding protein, with protein MVQIGALHVDFERREVRRHGEGLRLSARAFDILDVLFRANGAVVSKDALLEAVWPNQIVEENRLQVHVAALRKALHADRELIRTITGRGYRLAVPAGPANPPAPLLPASGELPAGAGPLIGRDGDLDDVLARLAQSSVVTLVGAGGIGKTALALRVAQCLRDADSRARSQPRVRHVVFVELASADSREAVLATLAVALDPSAEPGPHDPLPLLAGLGEGTLLVLDNAEQVVGVVAWLVETLAAAVPGLRMLVTSREPLSIRAEAVHRVEPLAVPPADASLATLTDYGAVALFVQRARAIAPGSAPDGAAACAGDDASLRLVADICRRLDGLPLAIELAAARVATLGVDGVAARLDDRLDLLSGGLRLALPRHQTLRATFDWSYALLDHDARTLFRHLAFFAGSFTFDAVCAVATEPGMPIATAIKALAELSAKSLIAVEFHDAIALYRLTESTRAYAMEKLRDEGEVQRAARRHLRYLQRRIDESCCEARAGDHACRHAPCAGWCTAGPAPLDAARGIWDWAFSADGDPVLGVSLAGSLVGKLLDASLVAECRERAARALAALDALPEHTVDPLCEMRVCSAYATTLLLTGGEAGEAASLWRRVLARAESHRDEGFATRALWGLWNAAMAAGDIHASLRFATHFESRALASGSRWQVLCAGTTLAASLHCFGEHRQARERLERLLVQLDALGDGERAEGGPAVDPRIVGTGTLARIAWIQGETALAWRLAERALSHVRADLPEPSLCHLLAVVVVPLALACGEIEAAARHLALLRSQAALNRFDGWRDYGECLAGLLEMRTGQPREGLARLEACLGRLATRGMKRLMAPLVAACAEALTAAGRFEAAREWLDQAQRHGEVYGDQGFAAELLRARGLVEIARARRHGTPAAVAAARRHLHEARELAREQGAHLFELRAVLDLGESLRDAPDFGQQMREWLLPFRALLARTGMSLRVPEAARLAALCDALRAHDAQAVEPA; from the coding sequence ATGGTGCAAATCGGCGCGTTGCACGTCGATTTCGAGCGGCGCGAGGTGCGGCGGCACGGCGAAGGGCTGCGCCTGAGCGCGCGCGCGTTCGACATCCTCGACGTCCTGTTTCGCGCGAACGGCGCGGTGGTGTCGAAGGACGCGCTGCTCGAGGCCGTCTGGCCGAATCAGATCGTCGAGGAAAACCGGCTGCAGGTTCACGTGGCGGCGCTGCGCAAGGCGCTGCATGCCGACCGCGAGCTGATCCGCACCATCACCGGGCGCGGCTACCGGCTGGCGGTGCCGGCCGGCCCGGCGAATCCGCCGGCGCCACTGCTGCCCGCCTCGGGCGAACTGCCTGCCGGGGCGGGGCCGCTGATCGGCCGCGACGGCGACCTCGACGACGTGCTGGCGCGGCTCGCGCAGTCGTCCGTCGTCACGCTGGTGGGCGCGGGCGGCATCGGCAAGACGGCGCTCGCGCTGCGCGTCGCGCAATGTCTGCGCGACGCGGATTCACGCGCGCGATCGCAGCCGCGCGTGCGCCACGTGGTGTTCGTCGAGCTGGCGTCGGCCGACTCGCGCGAGGCGGTGCTCGCCACGCTCGCGGTGGCGCTGGACCCGAGCGCCGAGCCGGGCCCGCACGATCCGCTGCCGCTGCTGGCCGGCCTCGGCGAGGGCACGCTGCTGGTGCTCGACAACGCCGAGCAGGTGGTCGGCGTGGTGGCGTGGCTGGTGGAGACGCTGGCGGCTGCCGTGCCCGGCCTGCGCATGCTCGTGACGAGCCGCGAGCCGCTGTCGATCCGCGCCGAGGCCGTGCACCGCGTCGAGCCGCTCGCGGTGCCGCCCGCCGACGCGAGCCTCGCCACGCTGACCGACTACGGGGCGGTGGCGCTGTTCGTGCAGCGTGCCCGTGCGATCGCGCCGGGCAGCGCGCCTGACGGCGCCGCGGCCTGCGCCGGCGACGACGCCAGCCTGCGCCTCGTCGCCGACATCTGCCGCCGGCTCGACGGCCTGCCGCTCGCCATCGAGCTGGCCGCCGCGCGTGTCGCCACGCTCGGCGTGGACGGCGTGGCGGCACGCCTCGACGACCGCCTGGACCTGCTGAGCGGCGGGCTGCGGCTCGCGCTGCCGCGCCATCAGACGCTGCGCGCGACCTTCGACTGGAGCTACGCGCTGCTCGATCACGACGCGCGCACGCTGTTCCGCCATCTCGCCTTCTTCGCCGGCAGCTTCACGTTCGACGCCGTGTGCGCGGTGGCGACCGAGCCGGGCATGCCGATCGCCACCGCGATCAAGGCGCTGGCCGAGCTGAGCGCGAAGTCGCTGATCGCCGTGGAGTTTCATGATGCGATCGCGCTGTACCGGCTCACCGAATCGACGCGCGCCTACGCGATGGAGAAGCTGCGCGACGAGGGCGAGGTGCAGCGCGCCGCGCGCCGTCACCTGCGCTACCTGCAACGCCGTATCGACGAGTCCTGCTGCGAGGCGCGAGCTGGCGACCACGCGTGCCGCCACGCGCCCTGCGCCGGATGGTGCACGGCCGGCCCCGCGCCGCTCGACGCCGCGCGCGGCATCTGGGACTGGGCGTTCTCGGCCGACGGCGATCCGGTGCTCGGCGTGTCGCTGGCGGGCTCGCTGGTCGGCAAGCTGCTCGACGCCTCGCTGGTCGCCGAGTGCCGTGAACGCGCGGCGCGTGCGCTTGCCGCGCTCGACGCGCTGCCCGAGCACACCGTCGATCCGCTCTGCGAGATGCGCGTGTGCTCGGCCTATGCGACGACGCTGCTGCTCACGGGCGGCGAGGCCGGCGAGGCGGCCTCGCTCTGGCGCCGCGTGCTGGCCCGCGCCGAGTCGCACCGCGACGAGGGGTTCGCCACGCGCGCGCTGTGGGGCCTCTGGAACGCGGCAATGGCGGCGGGCGACATTCACGCCTCGCTGCGCTTCGCGACGCATTTCGAATCGCGCGCGCTCGCCAGCGGCTCGCGCTGGCAGGTGCTCTGCGCCGGCACCACGCTGGCCGCCTCGCTGCATTGTTTCGGCGAACACCGCCAGGCGCGCGAGCGGCTCGAACGCCTGCTCGTGCAGCTCGACGCGCTGGGCGACGGCGAGCGCGCCGAGGGCGGGCCGGCCGTCGATCCGCGCATCGTCGGCACCGGCACGCTGGCGCGCATCGCGTGGATCCAGGGCGAGACGGCGCTCGCCTGGCGGCTGGCCGAGCGCGCGCTGAGCCATGTGCGCGCCGATCTGCCCGAGCCCTCGCTCTGTCACCTGCTCGCGGTGGTGGTGGTGCCGCTCGCGCTCGCCTGCGGTGAAATCGAGGCGGCCGCGCGCCATCTCGCACTGCTGCGCTCGCAGGCGGCGCTGAACCGTTTCGACGGCTGGCGCGACTACGGCGAATGCCTGGCCGGCCTGCTCGAAATGCGCACGGGCCAGCCGCGCGAAGGGCTCGCGCGGCTGGAAGCGTGCCTTGGCCGGCTCGCGACGCGCGGCATGAAGCGGCTGATGGCCCCGCTCGTGGCGGCCTGCGCCGAGGCGCTCACGGCGGCCGGCCGGTTCGAGGCGGCGCGCGAGTGGCTCGACCAGGCGCAGCGTCACGGCGAGGTGTACGGCGACCAGGGGTTCGCGGCCGAGCTGCTGCGCGCGCGCGGCCTGGTCGAGATCGCACGCGCGCGCCGCCACGGCACGCCGGCCGCGGTGGCGGCAGCGCGGCGGCACCTGCACGAGGCGCGCGAGCTGGCGCGCGAGCAGGGCGCGCATCTGTTCGAGCTGCGCGCGGTGCTCGACCTCGGCGAATCGCTGCGCGACGCGCCCGATTTCGGCCAGCAGATGCGTGAGTGGCTGCTGCCGTTCCGCGCGCTGCTGGCGCGCACCGGCATGTCGCTGCGCGTGCCCGAGGCGGCGCGGCTGGCGGCATTGTGCGACGCGCTGCGTGCGCACGACGCGCAGGCCGTCGAACCGGCCTGA
- a CDS encoding DEAD/DEAH box helicase, giving the protein MSFASLGLIEPLLRNLRELNYAEPTPVQARAIPAVLGGKDVLAAAQTGTGKTAGFALPLLQRLVQQGPAVSSNRARVLVLVPTRELAEQVLQSFADYGCGLELRMLAAYGGVSINPQMMKLRKGVDVLVATPGRLLDLNRQNAVQFDQVRTLVLDEADRMLDLGFARELDAVFAALPTRRQTLLFSATFPDEIRAMAAKRLHEPVQISVSAPNATASRVRQWVVTVDKRNKPELFMHLLAEHGWQHALVFARTRAGVDYLAARLEAAGHAVDTIHGDKPQPARLRALERFKRGEVRMLVATDVAARGLDIDDLPLVINVDLPIVAQDYVHRIGRTGRAGASGVAVSLVCADEAPQLAAIEALIRQTLRREEEPGFEAEHRVPQTSAAGELIKKPKKPKQPKTPQARPGGVPPAGAKPRAPGAPGKRKAAPRAGAAGNVTDGSPFSVRKPRGKGAGKPRATR; this is encoded by the coding sequence ATGTCCTTTGCCTCGCTTGGCCTGATCGAACCGTTGCTGCGTAACCTGCGCGAACTCAATTACGCGGAGCCCACGCCGGTGCAGGCCAGGGCAATTCCGGCCGTGCTCGGCGGCAAGGACGTGCTGGCCGCGGCGCAGACCGGCACCGGCAAGACCGCCGGCTTCGCGCTGCCGCTGCTGCAGCGGCTGGTGCAGCAGGGCCCCGCGGTGTCCAGCAATCGTGCCCGCGTGCTGGTGCTGGTGCCCACCCGCGAACTGGCCGAACAGGTGCTGCAAAGCTTCGCCGACTACGGCTGCGGCCTCGAGTTGCGCATGCTGGCCGCCTATGGCGGGGTCAGCATCAACCCGCAGATGATGAAGCTGCGCAAGGGCGTGGACGTGCTGGTCGCCACGCCGGGCCGGCTGCTCGATCTGAACCGGCAGAACGCGGTGCAGTTCGACCAGGTGCGCACCCTGGTGCTGGACGAAGCCGACCGCATGCTGGACCTCGGCTTCGCCCGCGAACTCGATGCCGTGTTCGCCGCCCTGCCCACCCGGCGCCAGACGCTGCTGTTCTCCGCCACGTTCCCCGACGAGATTCGCGCGATGGCCGCGAAGCGCCTGCACGAGCCCGTCCAGATCAGCGTCAGCGCGCCCAATGCCACGGCCAGCCGGGTTCGGCAGTGGGTGGTGACGGTGGACAAACGCAACAAGCCCGAGCTTTTCATGCACCTGCTGGCCGAGCACGGCTGGCAGCACGCGCTGGTGTTCGCCAGGACCCGTGCCGGCGTCGATTATCTGGCGGCCCGGCTGGAGGCGGCGGGCCACGCGGTCGATACGATCCATGGCGACAAGCCGCAGCCCGCGCGCCTGCGCGCGCTGGAGCGCTTCAAGCGCGGCGAGGTGCGGATGCTGGTCGCCACCGACGTGGCGGCGCGCGGCCTCGATATCGACGATCTGCCGCTGGTGATCAACGTCGATCTGCCGATCGTGGCGCAGGACTACGTGCATCGGATCGGCCGCACCGGCCGCGCCGGCGCGAGCGGCGTGGCGGTGTCGCTGGTATGTGCCGACGAGGCGCCGCAACTGGCCGCGATCGAGGCGCTGATCCGGCAAACGCTGCGGCGCGAGGAGGAGCCGGGTTTCGAAGCCGAGCACCGCGTGCCGCAAACCAGCGCCGCCGGCGAGCTCATCAAGAAGCCGAAAAAGCCCAAGCAGCCGAAGACGCCGCAAGCCAGGCCGGGCGGTGTGCCGCCGGCCGGCGCCAAACCGCGTGCGCCGGGCGCGCCGGGCAAGCGCAAGGCGGCGCCGCGTGCGGGCGCGGCCGGGAACGTCACCGATGGCAGTCCGTTCAGTGTGCGCAAGCCGCGCGGCAAGGGGGCCGGCAAGCCGCGCGCTACCCGCTGA
- a CDS encoding hydrolase has protein sequence MAYELLTPDNCALALIDHQPQMFFGTHSHERTTVLHNVQILAKAARLFKVPTVLTTIASETFSGHLLSEVQAVFPNTRPIDRTSMNSWEDAGFREAIKATGRRKIVIAGLWTEVCVAFPTVQMLAEGFEIYVPTDACGDVTQEAHERAVQRVIQAGAVPTTSLQFMCELQRDWARGETYDGCMEIFKAHSAYGIGVRYAKQILGEHASEAG, from the coding sequence ATGGCCTACGAACTGCTGACCCCCGACAACTGCGCGCTCGCGCTCATCGACCACCAGCCGCAGATGTTCTTCGGCACGCACTCGCACGAGCGCACCACGGTGCTGCACAACGTGCAGATCCTCGCCAAGGCGGCACGCCTGTTCAAGGTGCCCACCGTGCTGACGACGATCGCCTCGGAGACCTTCAGCGGCCATCTGCTCAGCGAAGTGCAGGCGGTGTTCCCGAACACCCGGCCGATCGACCGCACCTCGATGAATTCTTGGGAAGACGCCGGATTTCGCGAGGCGATCAAGGCCACCGGCCGCAGGAAGATCGTGATCGCGGGCCTGTGGACGGAAGTCTGCGTCGCGTTTCCGACCGTGCAGATGCTGGCCGAGGGCTTCGAGATCTACGTGCCGACCGATGCCTGCGGCGACGTCACGCAAGAGGCGCACGAGCGCGCCGTGCAGCGCGTGATCCAGGCCGGCGCGGTGCCCACCACCTCGCTGCAGTTCATGTGCGAGCTGCAGCGCGACTGGGCGCGCGGCGAGACCTACGACGGCTGCATGGAGATCTTCAAGGCGCACAGCGCCTACGGCATCGGCGTGCGCTACGCCAAGCAGATCCTCGGCGAGCACGCGAGCGAGGCGGGCTGA
- a CDS encoding type 1 glutamine amidotransferase domain-containing protein: MKVLMVLTSHDELGNTGRKTGFWLEELAAPFYAFKDAGAEIVLASPKGGQPPLDPKSSEPASQTDMTRRFEQDPQASAQLAATVRLDSVSQADFDTVFYPGGHGPLWDLAEDRASIALIEAFIAAGKPLALVCHAPGVLRHVRTPAGLPLVQGKQVTGFSNAEEAAVGLTQVVPFLVEDELKAKGGLYSKTDDWAPHVVTDGLLVTGQNPASSAPAAAALMQHPALAAR; this comes from the coding sequence ATGAAAGTCCTGATGGTCCTGACCTCGCACGACGAACTCGGCAACACCGGCCGCAAGACCGGCTTCTGGCTCGAGGAGCTGGCCGCCCCCTTCTATGCGTTCAAGGACGCCGGCGCGGAAATCGTGCTGGCTTCGCCGAAGGGCGGCCAGCCGCCGCTCGACCCCAAGAGCAGCGAGCCGGCCAGCCAGACCGACATGACGCGCCGCTTCGAGCAGGATCCGCAGGCCAGCGCGCAGCTGGCCGCCACGGTGCGGCTCGACAGCGTCTCGCAGGCCGACTTCGACACGGTGTTCTACCCCGGCGGCCATGGCCCGCTGTGGGATCTCGCCGAGGATCGCGCCTCGATCGCGCTGATCGAGGCGTTCATCGCGGCCGGCAAGCCCCTGGCACTGGTCTGCCATGCGCCCGGCGTGCTGCGCCACGTCCGCACGCCGGCCGGCTTGCCGCTGGTCCAGGGCAAGCAGGTCACCGGCTTCAGCAATGCCGAGGAGGCCGCGGTGGGGCTGACCCAGGTCGTGCCGTTCCTCGTCGAGGACGAGCTGAAGGCCAAGGGCGGCCTGTATTCGAAGACCGACGACTGGGCGCCGCACGTCGTCACCGACGGCCTGCTGGTCACCGGGCAGAATCCGGCCTCGTCGGCGCCGGCCGCCGCCGCGCTGATGCAGCACCCGGCGCTCGCCGCGCGCTGA